In the Elstera cyanobacteriorum genome, one interval contains:
- a CDS encoding lipoprotein-releasing ABC transporter permease subunit, with the protein MFSAFERLVAFRYLRARRQEGFISVIAWFSLLGIALGVATLIIVMAVMNGFRAELLGRILGLNGHITISAPAGQAIPDADKLVARLRGMDGVVFAAPMVEGQVMVSANGVAGGALVRGMSTDDLRARRLIADAVRQGSIDEMGEDGVLIGSRMAYRLGLRLGDPITVLSPRGESTAFGSVPRIKTYRVAGVFEVGMYEYDNTYVYAPLSAAQVFFRLPQAVSGIEIMLTDPNRAATMTYLLSGLVPPGVRAVDWQQANSSFFNAIQVERNVMFLILTLIILVAAFNIISSMIMMVKDKGRDIAVLRTMGATRGMILRIFLLSGASIGIIGTAAGLLIGVLFCENIESIRQFLQNLTGTQLFQAEIYFLSRLPAKMDPAEVLQVVVMAFSLSLLATIYPALRAARLNPVEALRYE; encoded by the coding sequence ATGTTCTCGGCGTTTGAACGGCTTGTCGCCTTTCGCTACCTCCGGGCCCGGCGGCAGGAAGGGTTTATTTCCGTCATCGCGTGGTTCTCGCTGCTCGGCATCGCGCTGGGCGTGGCGACGCTGATTATCGTTATGGCGGTGATGAACGGTTTCCGGGCGGAACTTCTGGGGCGGATTTTGGGGCTGAATGGCCACATCACCATCAGCGCCCCGGCGGGGCAGGCTATTCCCGACGCCGATAAGCTGGTCGCGCGGTTGCGCGGAATGGACGGGGTAGTCTTTGCCGCGCCGATGGTCGAGGGCCAGGTGATGGTCAGCGCCAATGGTGTAGCGGGCGGGGCCCTGGTGCGCGGCATGAGCACCGACGATCTGCGCGCCCGCCGCCTGATCGCCGATGCGGTGCGCCAGGGCAGTATCGATGAGATGGGCGAGGATGGGGTGCTGATCGGCAGCCGCATGGCCTATCGCCTGGGGCTGCGCCTCGGCGATCCGATTACGGTTCTCAGCCCGCGTGGGGAAAGCACCGCTTTTGGTTCCGTGCCGCGTATCAAGACCTACCGGGTGGCGGGTGTGTTTGAAGTCGGCATGTACGAGTATGATAACACCTATGTTTATGCGCCGCTGAGCGCCGCGCAGGTGTTCTTCCGGCTGCCGCAGGCGGTATCGGGCATCGAGATTATGCTGACCGATCCGAACCGGGCGGCGACCATGACCTATTTGCTCTCCGGCCTCGTGCCGCCGGGGGTGCGGGCGGTGGATTGGCAGCAGGCAAATTCCAGCTTTTTCAATGCGATCCAGGTCGAACGCAATGTGATGTTTCTGATCCTGACGTTGATCATCCTGGTGGCGGCCTTCAACATCATTTCCTCGATGATCATGATGGTGAAGGATAAGGGCCGCGACATCGCCGTGCTGCGGACGATGGGGGCGACGCGCGGGATGATCCTGCGCATCTTCCTACTGTCGGGCGCCAGCATCGGCATTATTGGCACGGCGGCAGGGCTGCTGATTGGCGTGCTGTTCTGCGAGAATATCGAAAGCATCCGCCAGTTCCTGCAAAACCTGACCGGCACACAGCTTTTCCAGGCGGAAATCTATTTCCTCTCGCGCCTGCCCGCCAAGATGGACCCAGCGGAGGTGCTGCAAGTCGTGGTTATGGCCTTCAGTCTGAGTTTGCTGGCGACGATCTATCCGGCGCTGCGCGCGGCCCGGCTGAACCCGGTGGAGGCGTTGCGCTATGAGTAA
- the proS gene encoding proline--tRNA ligase yields the protein MRLSQFFLPTLKENPAEAQIASHRLMLRAGMIRQQSAGIYTWLPLGLRVLRKVEAIVREEQNRAGVVELLMPTIQSADLWRESGRYDDYGKEMLRITDRHERELLYGPTNEEMLTDIVRTFVKSYKQLPLNLYHIQWKFRDEVRPRFGVMRGREFLMKDAYSFDLDEASARVSYNKQFLAYLRTYARLGLKAIPMKADTGPIGGDLSHEFIILAETGESQVFCDKDWLDLDVLDKAPKSAEELQSFVDWATGFYAATEEKHDPNAVPIPADRLHSARGIEVGHIFYFGEKYSKPMNATITLADGSTTPMHMGSYGVGVSRLLGAIIEASHDEAGIIWPEAVAPYHVGIITMKAGDAASDAKAQEIYAALTAKGIDVLYDDRDERAGVKFADLDLIGLPWQIIIGPRGLEKGVVEVKNRRTGQRDELSVTDALARVGA from the coding sequence ATGCGCCTGTCCCAGTTTTTCCTGCCCACCCTGAAAGAAAACCCCGCCGAAGCGCAGATCGCCTCGCATCGGTTGATGCTGCGCGCCGGGATGATCCGCCAGCAGAGCGCCGGGATTTACACCTGGCTGCCGCTGGGCCTGCGCGTGCTGCGCAAGGTGGAAGCCATTGTGCGGGAGGAGCAAAACCGCGCGGGCGTGGTCGAACTGCTGATGCCGACCATTCAATCGGCGGACCTGTGGCGCGAAAGCGGCCGGTATGATGATTACGGTAAGGAAATGCTGCGCATTACCGACCGGCACGAGCGCGAGTTGCTGTACGGACCCACGAACGAAGAAATGCTGACGGATATCGTCCGCACCTTTGTTAAGTCCTACAAGCAGTTACCGCTTAATCTCTATCATATTCAGTGGAAGTTCCGCGACGAGGTGCGCCCGCGCTTTGGCGTGATGCGGGGCCGCGAGTTTTTGATGAAGGATGCTTATTCCTTCGATCTCGACGAAGCCTCCGCCCGCGTCAGCTATAATAAACAGTTCTTGGCCTATCTGCGCACCTATGCCCGCTTGGGGCTGAAGGCCATTCCGATGAAGGCCGATACCGGCCCGATCGGCGGCGACCTGTCGCACGAGTTTATCATTCTGGCCGAGACCGGCGAAAGCCAGGTGTTCTGCGATAAGGATTGGCTCGACCTCGACGTGCTGGATAAGGCACCCAAGAGCGCGGAAGAACTGCAATCCTTCGTCGATTGGGCGACCGGTTTCTATGCCGCGACCGAAGAAAAGCACGATCCCAACGCCGTGCCGATCCCGGCGGACCGGCTGCATTCGGCACGCGGTATCGAAGTGGGACATATCTTCTACTTCGGCGAAAAATATTCAAAACCGATGAATGCCACCATCACCCTGGCCGATGGCTCCACGACCCCGATGCATATGGGGTCTTACGGGGTGGGCGTCTCGCGCCTGCTGGGGGCGATTATCGAAGCCAGCCATGATGAGGCCGGGATTATTTGGCCGGAAGCGGTTGCCCCCTATCACGTCGGCATCATCACTATGAAAGCGGGCGATGCCGCGTCGGACGCGAAGGCGCAGGAAATCTATGCGGCGCTGACCGCCAAGGGGATCGACGTACTGTACGACGACCGCGACGAACGGGCGGGCGTGAAATTCGCCGACCTCGATCTGATCGGTCTGCCCTGGCAGATCATCATCGGCCCGCGCGGGCTGGAAAAAGGCGTCGTCGAAGTGAAGAACCGCCGCACCGGCCAGCGCGACGAACTCTCCGTCACCGACGCTTTAGCGCGGGTGGGGGCATAA